A single window of bacterium DNA harbors:
- the recR gene encoding recombination mediator RecR codes for MDHSTPSANHFRTHRDGGEFQSPSLERLVRALSRLPGLGRKSATRIALELIQRDGALPVELIDALAEARERVRNCSRCGAITETDPCSICSSARRDARLLCVTASPVDILSFEKAGFFRGRYFVLGKLLSPLDGVRVEDLPFDRLVRRVEQDEVGELILALDASVEGEATALYIQRLFAAAELKLTRLATGIPVGGALAYTDEATLQRAFQFRRDF; via the coding sequence GTGGATCACTCCACGCCGTCGGCCAACCACTTCCGGACCCACCGCGACGGCGGCGAGTTCCAGTCCCCGTCCCTGGAACGACTGGTGCGCGCCCTGAGCCGGTTGCCGGGCCTGGGCCGCAAGTCGGCCACGCGCATCGCGCTCGAACTCATCCAGCGCGACGGCGCGCTGCCCGTCGAACTCATCGACGCCCTGGCCGAGGCCCGCGAGCGGGTCCGCAACTGCAGCCGCTGCGGCGCGATCACCGAGACCGATCCCTGCTCCATATGCAGCTCCGCCAGACGCGATGCGCGGCTGCTCTGCGTCACCGCCTCGCCCGTGGACATCCTGTCGTTCGAGAAGGCGGGGTTCTTCCGCGGACGTTATTTTGTGCTGGGCAAGCTGCTGTCGCCGCTGGACGGCGTGCGCGTCGAGGATCTGCCCTTCGACCGGCTCGTCCGCCGTGTCGAGCAGGACGAGGTCGGCGAGCTGATCCTGGCTCTCGATGCCAGCGTGGAAGGCGAGGCGACGGCCCTCTACATCCAGCGGCTGTTCGCCGCCGCCGAGCTCAAGTTGACCCGCCTGGCCACCGGTATCCCGGTCGGCGGCGCCCTGGCCTACACCGACGAGGCCACCCTGCAGAGGGCCTTCCAGTTCCGCCGGGACTTCTGA